The Capra hircus breed San Clemente unplaced genomic scaffold, ASM170441v1, whole genome shotgun sequence genome contains a region encoding:
- the LOC108634610 gene encoding LOW QUALITY PROTEIN: cornifin-B-like (The sequence of the model RefSeq protein was modified relative to this genomic sequence to represent the inferred CDS: inserted 1 base in 1 codon) — protein sequence MSSHQQKQPCVPPPQLQQHQVKQPCQPPPQEPCIPQTKEPCHTKVPEPCHPKVPEPCXPKVPEPCHPKVPEPAPLRFRSPATQGSWVPEPCPSPVVPGPAQQKTKQK from the exons ATGAGTTCCCACCAGCAGAAGCAGCCCTGTGTCCCACCTCCACAGCTTCAGCAGCATCAGGTGAAAcagccctgccagcctcctccccaGGAACCATGCATCCCCCAAACCAAGGAGCCGTGCCACACCAAAGTGCCAGAGCCCTGCCACCCCAAGGTTCCGGAGCCCT ACCCCAAGGTTCCGGAGCCCTGCCACCCCAAGGTTCCGGAGCCTGCCCCCCTAAGGTTCCGGAGCCCTGCCACCCAAGGTTCCTGGGTTCCGGAGCCATGTCCTTCACCAGTCGTCCCAGGGCCAGCTCAGCAGAAGACCAAGCAGAAGTAA